In Chaetodon auriga isolate fChaAug3 chromosome 7, fChaAug3.hap1, whole genome shotgun sequence, a genomic segment contains:
- the tirap gene encoding toll/interleukin-1 receptor domain-containing adapter protein, producing MGQRKGFIYGKQFAKGLNKHDDDNNMHGWFQKLFKSNVSSSAQRGQEAKVTKNLVSSVSTVSTSPSSASSFCSSSSSSPGTTPSKLLQSQTALSSVERWRRKYDVFVCHSSVDSDSEEAGRLVSFLEAPPHSLRCFLRQRDDCPGGAISTELCQAVQNSHLWVLLITPNFLQDDWCSYMMHQALAEGPMSNRIIPLVQNLSRSQYPQELKFYYYIDLTTNPDHGYTVLNKTVLKYLKDLVKNEQTLDCNMDSSSNGLSSQDVSKKDKPVSNYDAAETSIPLEVITKRDGSFTGDCCDCHQE from the exons ATGGGGCAGAGAAAAGGCTTCATTTACGGGAAGCAGTTTGCCAAAGGGTTgaacaaacatgatgatgataacaACATGCATG GCTGGTTCCAGAAActcttcaaatcaaatgtttctTCCTCGGCACAACGTGGACAAGAggcaaaagtgacaaaaaactTGGTGTCTTCTGTCAGCACTGTATCAACTTCACCTTCATCTGCGTCGTCCttctgttcttcctcatcatcatcaccaggGACAACCCCCTCTAAACTGCTACAGTCACAAACTGCTCTGAGCTCAGTCGAGCGATGGCGCCGAAAGTATGACGTGTTTGTATGCCACAGCTCTGtggacagtgacagtgaagaggcTGGACGCCTGGTCTCTTTCCTGGAGGCACCACCCCATAGCCTCAGGTGCTTTCTACGACAGAGGGACGACTGTCCAGGAGGTGCAATTTCCACAGAGCTATGCCAGGCTGTGCAGAACAGCCACTTATGGGTTCTGCTTATTACTCCTAACTTCCTGCAGGATGATTGGTGCAGTTATATGATGCACCAGGCTCTGGCAGAGGGGCCAATGTCCAATCGCATTATTCCTCTGGTTCAGAACCTGTCCCGCTCTCAGTATCCTCAAGAACTGAAGTTCTACTACTACATAGACCTGACAACAAACCCGGATCATGGTTATACTGTCCTCAACAAGACTGTGCTCAAGT ACCTGAAAGACCTGGTTAAAAATGAGCAGACACTTGATTGCAACATGGACAGCTCGAGCAATGGATTAAGTTCACAAGACGTCTCCAAAAAAGACAAGCCGGTGTCAAATTATGACGCTGCTGAGACGTCCATTCCACTGGAAGTGATAACAAAGAGAGATGGAAGCTTCACTGGCGATTGCTGTGATTGTCATCAAGAGTAA
- the srpra gene encoding signal recognition particle receptor subunit alpha: MLDFFTIFSKGGIVLWCFQGAGVTESFTGPVNALIRSVILQERSGNNSFTHEALSLKYKLDNEFELIFVVGFQKILTLTYVDKFIDDVQLHFRDRYKNELEQKGALKLLNNNYDFEDDFKMLLREAEDSSKARSHAPMRTFKESEKSQKTVKSMIETKGGDKGKEQGGKKNKNTKKEAPAAEPVKADQGKTSSSGQKKVENGNQGLTPDEIMQKKREEFFRKRMVVPVEKPSKSPKPQKPREKQMRVWDMGGNSTKNLDYSERNGDGSQNGDEQMQEAQADAGMQLSSMKGDLLSVDYESSDEEEMEEEEERVVVSEKSKPGSKKGGGFGGMFGMLKGLVGSKSLTREDMESVLDKMRDHLIAKNVAADIASQLCDSVAKKLEGKVMGTFTTVASTVKQALQDSLVQILQPKRRVDILRDVMEAQSQRRPFVITFCGVNGVGKSTNLAKISFWLIENGFTVLIAACDTFRAGAVEQLRTHQRRLNSLHPPEKHRGQPVVQLYEKGYGKDAAGIAMEAIAYARNQAFDVVLVDTAGRMQDNAPLMTALAKLIAVNMPDLVLFVGEALVGNEAVDQLVKFNQALADHSMSDRPRLIDGIVLTKFDTIDDKVGAAISMTYITGQPIVFVGTGQTYNDLRSLNARAVVSALMKA, from the exons ATGCTGGATTTCTTCACCATCTTCAGCAAAGGGGGCATAGTGTTGTGGTGTTTTCAGGGAGCCGGGGTCACTGAATCCTTCACTGGGCCTGTCAACGCTTTGATCCGCTCCGTGATCCTTCAG GAGCGAAGTGGGAACAATTCATTCACCCACGAGGCCCTGAGTCTTAAATACAAGCTCGACAATGAGTTTGAGTTAATTTTTGTG GTGGGTTTTCAAAAGATCCTGACGCTGACATATGTGGACAAGTTCATAGATGATGTTCAGCTCCATTTTAGGGATCGTTACAAGAATGAGCTGGAGCAAAAGGGGGCTTTGAAGCTTCTCAACAATAACTATGATTTCGAGGATGACTTCAAGATGCTTCTGAG AGAGGCGGAGGACAGCAGCAAAGCTCGGAGCCACGCCCCCATGCGGACCTTTAAGGAGTCCGAGAAATCCCAAAAAACTGTGAAGTCAATGATCGAGACGAAGGGTGGGGACAAAGGCAAGGAACAGGGTggcaaaaagaataaaaataccaaaaaagaGG ctcctgcagctgagcCTGTCAAAGCAGATCAAGGCAAGACCTCATCCTCTGGGCAGAAGAAGGTGGAGAATGGTAACCAGGGCTTGACTCCTGACGAGATcatgcagaagaagagagaggaattCTTTCGCAAGCGCATGGTGGTTCCTGTTGAAAAACCAAG TAAATCCCCAAAGCCTCAGAAGCCGAGGGAGAAACAAATGCGTGTTTGGGACATGGGTGGTAACAGCACCAAGAACCTGGACTACAGCGAAAGGAATGGAGATGGTTCCCAAAATGGTGACGAGCAGATGCAGGAAGCACAAGCTGATGCG GGGATGCAGCTAAGCTCCATGAAGGGCGACCTGCTGTCTGTGGACTATGAGTCCAGTGAcgaagaggagatggaggaggaagaagagagagtggTTGTCAGTGAAAAAAGCAAGCCAGG CTCCAAAAAGGGTGGCGGTTTTGGGGGCATGTTTGGGATGCTGAAGGGCCTGGTTGGGTCCAAGAGCCTGACCCGCGAGGACATGGAGTCAGTACTGGATAAGATGAGGGACCACCTCATCG CAAAGAATGTAGCAGCCGACATTGCCTCCCAGCTCTGTGACTCTGTAGCCAAAAAACTGGAGGGCAAAGTCATGGGCACATTCACCA cTGTGGCCTCAACTGTAAAGCAGGCCCTGCAGGACTCACTGGTGCAGATCCTGCAGCCCAAGCGAAGGGTGGATATTCTGAGAGATGTCATGGAGGCGCAGAGCCAGCGGAGGCCTTTTGTCATTACTTTTTGTGGTGTCAATGGAGTTGGGAAGTCCACTAACCTGGCCAAG ATCTCTTTCTGGCTGATAGAGAATGGTTTCACTGTGCTGATCGCAGCCTGTGACACGTTTCGTGCTGGAGCGGTGGAGCAACTCCGCACTCATCAGCGCCGCCTGAACTCTCTGCATCCtccagagaagcacagaggacagcCGGTAGTCCAGCTCTATGAGAAGGGCTACGGGAAGGATGCTGCTGGAATTGCCATGGAGGCCATTGCCTATG CCCGCAACCAGGCCTTTGACGTGGTGCTGGTGGACACTGCTGGGCGTATGCAGGACAACGCCCCCCTAATGACAGCCCTGGCCAAACTTATTGCAGTTAACATGCCTGACCTAGTGCTGTTCGTTGGGGAAGCTCTGGTGGGAAATGAGGCAGTTGACCAACTG GTAAAGTTCAATCAGGCTCTGGCAGACCACTCCATGTCTGACAGGCCTCGCCTCATTGATGGGATTGTTCTCACTAAGTTTGACACCATCGACGACAAg GTTGGTGCTGCCATCTCCATGACCTACATCACAGGCCAGCCTATTGTGTTTGTGGGCACAGGGCAGACCTACAACGACCTGCGCAGCCTCAACGCCCGCGCCGTGGTCAGCGCCCTGATGAAGGCTTAA